A single window of Ictalurus furcatus strain D&B chromosome 3, Billie_1.0, whole genome shotgun sequence DNA harbors:
- the LOC128605531 gene encoding methylcytosine dioxygenase tet3-A isoform X2 translates to MPHTVKRPKKVQPPRKQNVKKLKSSTGKTRAGNSSNPRGPTIGKRHPVTRKPKAKKRATRVIQGRAISKDTKKAVTGRASKTNNTFNVIGSIRCTRSSQTQNGLFADLAGRRRSFRGSQLSQIVLQEVKSPRRLVTKKTIKAQETTEQDTMKNPDLCDPKSDVRQDEALVPNGGHPTFNSVSDEAKVEEDRESLVLNAAKLVEEKTEVTAEMVESENNPGPIQNTDQPHTELSDLLVNSCDPTVNVDFVCTLNTSDLTVSTLSQSHDIDPQITPKDSSQPDVSVVPPVNELLQESAHSVLQHTPDPTQVVDREHQCTLDPKAKDVNDADVKTKDANDNDDEMYNKNEGALSLLSLSAGFYCNSLPSLDCESQTATYFLNKLLSSSESTQSSFDNESEAGGSVLAPGPEEAGASSFLEAELHQRLPQVQQRRERKKRRRCGACVPCLRKINCGQCSCCLNRKTGHQICKLRKCVELKKRPFPISAGEVESQAISVNGTSSEQMEEEVPEDEACDVSQEHSAPPDSPTPLQHSPAPTPAESELRPAVSHQALPTHYDSHNGAKHVKPNTEKHTDPTKTQSEPQRTLNMLTSIQPPEALPEKMENGKIKMEEPSTVADEQIASHLGSSVYFEDALSTLATVVCSAIPDRKVLEEKLFGPETSDICSLKSENEEPYQSHKHQEQTFNSPENDDNPHLKDSVALYFPNIQSLVEHRSLSIDQAIAIAALTELAATPETVPFKIDHQGQNLQNESTLSTNFASNKPIPLQEAKSISEVVSNKVPVISSSLHQTSVICSPFNRQENSTHRSTPTPHRLSLHDLLKASSECEKILHTQEHGRLSQALCKTERIDGTFKKIKHVDRTHSSRRRDEEEVAAQLVQLAFMIESQHKPVSSENSPPKGMPVQTTKYNHHTIGQHLKRQRKPKSTSSSPRISKKRATEIEGGNHRIPLAKRSPNGKALLKMKGKREALQQKAKLHSKRNPFLPQTQIDLKKYLGHANNENRRLFHFSNSHKREHLDLQALMSSGNQNTQHFKTDHAALGHCHGNQCPPNGYCHSLTNGHLGATQGQRHECEEHFISQVSKTHSVLNHGAKSQAPCAMPNVQRPDPSVSPGRQHKANSLNYEPRQASVDQNGYYEVETSGSVTVLSMSAQHMENGGVECPGEHTPTKHTLNSFLESPLNFLNTPTKNLINTPSKSILDFHSCDCMEQIIEKEEGPYYTHLGSGPTVAAVREMMENRYGEKGKAVRMEVVVFTGREGRSSQGCPIAKWVIRRGSEEEKLLCLVRQRAGHRCQNAVVVILILAWEGIPRNMADKLYQDLTKTLYTYGSPTNRRCALNEDRTCACQGLNPETCGASFSFGCSWSMYYNGCKFARSKVPRKFRLQGDFPEEEEKLESNLQNLAEDVAPVYKRLAPEAYHNQVRQEKLGQDCRLGTREGRPFSGVTACVDFCAHAHRDTHNLTNGSTVVCTLTKEDNRAVRNIPEDEQLHVLPLYKISETDEFGQVEGQRAKMETGALQVLSSFPREVRMLAEPVKSAHKRRLEAKREREKQSSQEKKLVTPAKTKNEPLKGFKSTSPKYEAQKYCPPVQVTPDMETCFLSLIDSSSPYSSMDCTPQGGPSEHNAALSPYSNGNLPAPPQFAGQKPFRNQQDTQGSLETKSQGFSDYHFGVKTEPMEVHCFQGGASPRLLSPAQAEGLHSRLNQAQPSLDNNYHHGPPTTLRPLTPEEVKAEEVWSDSEHNFLDSNIGGVAVAPSHGSILIECARHELHATTPILQPNRSHPTRISLVFYQHKSLNAPGHGLLQWEAKMAEKAREREEAAERLGSEAANVGRSKAVKRVSESEEEDVSQDEREELNVPTRQSLTATRDNVITSSPYALTHVTGPYNRWT, encoded by the exons ATGCCTCATACTGTTAAACGACCAAAGAAAGTACAGCCTccaagaaaacaaaatgttaaaaagttgAAATCATCCACTGGTAAAACGCGAGCAGGGAATTCAAGCAATCCCAGAGGGCCAACAATAGGTAAACGGCATCCAGTAACCAGAAAGCCCAAAGCAAAGAAACGAGCAACCAGGGTGATCCAGGGACGTGCCATCAGCAAGGACACCAAAAAAGCAGTCACAGGAAGAGCAAGCAAGACCAATAATACATTTAACGTTATAGGATCTATCAGGTGCACACGTAGCTCTCAGACCCAAAATGGCCTGTTTGCAGACCTCGCTGGCAGGAGGAGGTCCTTTCGAGGTAGTCAGTTATCCCAGATTGTCTTGCAGGAAGTGAAGTCTCCCAGGAGGCTGGTCACAAAAAAGACCATCAAAGCCCAGGAGACCACGGAACAGGATACTATGAAAAACCCAGATCTTTGTGACCCTAAAAGTGATGTCCGACAAGACGAGGCACTTGTTCCCAACGGAGGGCATCCCACCTTTAACTCAGTTTCTGACGAAGCAAAAGTAGAGGAGGACAGAGAATCACTTGTTCTCAATGCTGCTAAGTTGGTGGAGGAGAAGACAGAGGTCACCGCTGAAATGGTAGAAAGTGAAAACAACCCTGGGCCCATTCAGAACACTGACCAGCCACACACTGAATTGAGTGATTTGCTTGTGAACTCATGTGACCCGACCGTTAACGTGGACTTTGTTTGTACACTTAATACCTCAGACCTGACAGTATCCACACTTTCACAGTCACATGATATTGACCCTCAAATAACTCCAAAAGACTCTTCTCAGCCAGATGTCTCTGTGGTGCCCCCTGTAAATGAATTACTTCAAGAATCAGCACACAGTGTGCTTCAGCACACTCCAGATCCTACCCAAGTGGTGGACAGAGAGCACCAGTGCACCTTAGACCCGAAAGCCAAAGATGTGAATGACGCGGATGTGAAAACCAAAGATGCGAATGACAACGACGATGAGATGTACAACAAGAATGAAGGAGCACTGTCACTCCTCTCGTTGAGCGCAGGTTTTTATTGCAACTCTCTGCCCAGCCTGGACTGTGAGTCTCAAACAGCAACGTATTTCCTAAATAAACTGTTGAGCAGCTCCGAGAGCACCCAGTCCTCTTTTGACAATGAGTCCGAGGCTGGGGGTTCAGTACTGGCTCCAGGACCCGAGGAAGCAGGTGCTTCTTCCTTCCTGGAGGCAGAATTACACCAGCGTTTACCCCAAGTTCagcagagaagagagagaaagaagaggaggagatgtGGGGCATGTGTGCCTTGTCTTCGCAAGATCAACTGTGGACAGTGCAGCTGCTGCTTAAACCGAAAGACTGGTCATCAGATCTGTAAGCTCAGGAAATGTGTGGAGCTGAAGAAAAGGCCCTTTCCGATCTCTGCTGGAGAG GTTGAGTCACAGGCCATCTCAGTAAATGGCACTAGCTCAGagcagatggaggaggaggtgccAGAGGACGAGGCATGTGATGTATCTCAAGAACACTCTGCTCCACCTGATTCGCCCACGCCTCTCCAGCACAGCCCTGCACCAACACCAGCTGAGAGCGAACTCCGGCCTGCTGTCAGCCACCAGGCACTTCCTACTCACTATGACTCTCACAATGGTGCTAAGCATGTAAAACCAAACACTGAGAAACATACAGATCCCACCAAAACACAGTCCGAGCCCCAAAGGACTTTGAACATGCTCACCAGCATTCAACCACCTGAGGCACTTCCTGAAAAGATGGAAAATGGAAAGATCAAAATGGAAGAGCCAAGCACGGTGGCAGATGAACAAATTGCATCCCACTTAGGTAGtagtgtctactttgaagatgctttGTCTACACTAGCAACTGTAGTATGTTCCGCCATCCCTGATAGGAAGGTTTTGGAAGAGAAGCTATTTGGTCCAGAGACCTCAGATATCTGTtctttaaaaagtgaaaatgaagaaCCGTATCAGAGTCATAAACACCAAGAACAGACTTTTAACAGTCCAGAAAATGATGATAACCCTCATCTTAAAGACTCAGTTGCACTGTATTTTCCTAATATCCAGTCTTTAGTTGAGCATAGGAGCTTAAGCATTGATCAGGCCATAGCTATTGCGGCCTTAACCGAGTTGGCAGCTACCCCAGAAACCGTGCCCTTCAAAATAGATCATCAGGGTCAGAACCTTCAGAATGAAAGCACATTGTCCACAAACTTTGCATCAAACAAGCCTATACCTCTTCAAGAAGCTAAATCTATATCAGAGGTTGTTTCCAATAAAGTCCCAGTAATTAGTTCATCATTGCATCAGACATCTGTTATTTGCAGTCCATTCAACAGGCAAGAAAATTCCACCCACCGCAGCACACCCACCCCCCACAGACTCTCTTTACATGATCTCTTAAAGGCTAGCTCAGAATGTGAAAAAATCTTGCACACCCAAGAGCATGGAAGATTAAGTCAAGCACTTTGTAAAACAGAGAGGATAGATGGCACTTTTAAAAAGATCAAACATGTTGATAGAACACATAGCTCAAGgaggagagatgaagaggaggTTGCAGCCCAGTTGGTACAACTTGCATTTATGATTGAATCACAGCACAAGCCAGTATCTTCTGAAAACAGCCCACCCAAGGGAATGCCAGTTCAGACCACAAAATACAATCATCACACCATTGGGCAACATTTAAAAAGGCAAAGGAAACCAAAATCAACCTCCTCAAGTCCAAGGATATCAAAAAAGAGAGCCACTGAGATTGAGGGAGGGAATCACAGGATACCACTAGCCAAGAGATCACCCAATGGCAAAGCACTTCTCAAGATGAAGGGTAAAAGGGAGGCCTTGCAGCAAAAGGCAAAATTGCACTCCAAAAGAAATCCGTTTCTGCCCCAGACGCAAATAGACTTGAAAAAATACCTAGGACATGCTAATAATGAAAATAGGCGACTTTTCCATTTCAGCAACTCCCATAAGAGAGAGCACTTAGACCTGCAGGCTCTCATGAGCTCTGGGAACCAGAACACTCAGCATTTCAAAACAGACCATGCAGCTCTGGGTCACTGCCATGGCAACCAGTGTCCACCAAATGGATATTGTCATAGTCTCACAAATGGCCACCTAGGTGCTACCCAAGGCCAGAGGCATGAATGtgaagaacattttatttctcagGTATCGAAAACCCACAGTGTGCTGAATCATGGTGCTAAATCACAAGCCCCCTGTGCCATGCCTAATGTCCAAAGGCCAGACCCATCAGTGAGTCCAGGGAGGCAACATAAAGCAAACAGTCTCAACTATGAGCCACGTCAGGCTTCCGTTGATCAGAACGGGTATTACGAAGTAGAGACATCGGGCTCTGTGACCGTGTTGTCCATGTCAGCTCAACATATGGAAAATGGTGGTGTAGAATGTCCCGGAGAACACACTCCCACCAAGCACACACTCAACAGCTTTTTGGAATCTCCATTAAACTTTCTGAACACCCCAACTAAGAATCTGATCAACACTCCCTCAAAAAGTATATTGGACTTCCACTCCTGTGACTGTATGG agcAAATCATTGAGAAGGAGGAGGGCCCATACTACACGCACCTTGGATCTGGGCCAACTGTAGCGGCAGTACGAGAGATGATGGAGAACAG GTATGGGGAGAAAGGCAAAGCCGTGCGCATGGAAGTGGTGGTATTTACAGGAAGAGAAGGGCGGAGCTCACAGGGTTGTCCAATAGCCAAGTGG GTTATCCGTCGGGGCAGTGAAGAGGAGAAGCTGCTGTGCCTGGTGCGTCAGCGCGCGGGTCACCGCTGCCAGAATGCAGTCGTGGTCATCCTCATCCTAGCCTGGGAGGGCATCCCACGCAACATGGCTGATAAACTGTACCAGGATCTTACCAAAACTCTCTACACATACGGATCGCCTACCAACCGCCGCTGCGCTCTCAATGAGGA TCGTACCTGTGCTTGTCAGGGTCTGAACCCAGAGACCTGTGGAGCCTCATTTTCTTTTGGCTGCTCATGGAGCATGTACTACAATGGCTGCAAGTTTGCACGCAGTAAAGTGCCCCGAAAGTTCCGACTGCAGGGTGACTTCCCTGAGGAG gaGGAGAAGCTGGAAAGCAACCTGCAGAATTTGGCAGAGGATGTGGCTCCAGTGTATAAGAGACTTGCACCTGAGGCTTATCATAACCAG GTGCGGCAGGAAAAATTGGGGCAAGACTGTCGTCTGGGCACAAGAGAGGGTCGTCCATTCTCTGGTGTGACGGCGTGTGTGGACTTTTGTGCTCATGCTCACAGGGACACACACAACCTGACCAACGGGAGTACTGTG GTGTGCACTTTAACTAAAGAGGATAACCGTGCGGTGAGAAACATTCCAGAAGATGAGCAACTTCATGTCCTGCCTCTCTATAAGATCTCAGAGACTGATGAGTTTGGGCAGGTTGAGGGCCAGAGGGCTAAGATGGAGACTGGAGCCCTGCAGGTGCTCTCTTCCTTCCCACGAGAAGTACGTATGCTGGCTGAGCCTGTCAAGTCTGCCCACAAGAGAAGACTGGAGgccaagagagagcgagagaaacagAGCAGCCAGGAAAAGAAGCTGGTCACCCCAGCAAAAACAAAGAACGAGCCTCTCAAAG GTTTTAAAAGCACTTCGCCGAAATACGAGGCACAGAAATACTGTCCACCTGTGCAAGTGACTCCAGACATGGAGACATGCTTTTTAAGTTTAATAGATTCATCCAGCCCTTACAGCAGCATGGACTGTACTCCACAAGGGGGCCCTAGTGAACACAATGCAGCACTTTCTCCCTACTCTAACGGCAACCTGCCTGCCCCTCCCCAGTTCGCAGGACAGAAGCCCTTCAGAAACCAGCAGGATACACAAGGCTCCTTAGAAACCAAGTCCCAAGGTTTCAGTGACTACCATTTTGGAGTaaagacagaacccatggaggtGCACTGCTTCCAGGGTGGAGCTTCTCCAAGACTGCTCTCCCCAGCCCAGGCCGAGGGTCTCCACAGTCGACTGAACCAAGCACAGCCAAGCCTGGATAACAACTACCACCATGGACCACCCACAACCTTGCGACCCCTGACCCCAGAAGAGGTTAAAGCTGAGGAGGTGTGGTCAGACAGTGAACACAACTTCCTGGATAGTAATATCGGTGGGGTCGCAGTGGCACCGTCCCATGGCTCCATCCTCATTGAGTGTGCTCGGCATGAGCTTCACGCCACCACTCCCATCCTGCAGCCTAACCGCAGCCACCCCACTCGCATCTCTCTCGTCTTCTATCAGCACAAGAGTCTCAATGCACCAGGCCATGGCTTGCTCCAGTGGGAGGCCAAGATGGCCGAAAAGgccagggagagagaggaggcagCTGAAAGGCTGGGATCTGAGGCTGCAAACGTGGGAAGGTCAAAAGCAGTTAAGAGAGTTTCAGAAAGTGAAGAGGAAGATGTGTCGCAAGATGAGAGGGAGGAGCTAAATGTCCCTACTCGCCAATCACTAACAGCTACTCGGGACAACGTCATCACATCATCCCCATACGCTCTTACTCACGTCACTGGGCCTTATAACCGCTGGACATGA
- the LOC128605531 gene encoding methylcytosine dioxygenase tet3-A isoform X5: MPHTVKRPKKVQPPRKQNVKKLKSSTGKTRAGNSSNPRGPTIGKRHPVTRKPKAKKRATRVIQGRAISKDTKKAVTGRASKTNNTFNVIGSIRCTRSSQTQNGLFADLAGRRRSFRGSQLSQIVLQEVKSPRRLVTKKTIKAQETTEQDTMKNPDLCDPKSDVRQDEALVPNGGHPTFNSVSDEAKVEEDRESLVLNAAKLVEEKTEVTAEMVESENNPGPIQNTDQPHTELSDLLVNSCDPTVNVDFVCTLNTSDLTVSTLSQSHDIDPQITPKDSSQPDVSVVPPVNELLQESAHSVLQHTPDPTQVVDREHQCTLDPKAKDVNDADVKTKDANDNDDEMYNKNEGALSLLSLSAGFYCNSLPSLDCESQTATYFLNKLLSSSESTQSSFDNESEAGGSVLAPGPEEAGASSFLEAELHQRLPQVQQRRERKKRRRCGACVPCLRKINCGQCSCCLNRKTGHQICKLRKCVELKKRPFPISAGEVSCKDLSKPQKKNSVSKVESQAISVNGTSSEQMEEEVPEDEACDVSQEHSAPPDSPTPLQHSPAPTPAESELRPAVSHQALPTHYDSHNGAKHVKPNTEKHTDPTKTQSEPQRTLNMLTSIQPPEALPEKMENGKIKMEEPSTVADEQIASHLGSSVYFEDALSTLATVVCSAIPDRKVLEEKLFGPETSDICSLKSENEEPYQSHKHQEQTFNSPENDDNPHLKDSVALYFPNIQSLVEHRSLSIDQAIAIAALTELAATPETVPFKIDHQGQNLQNESTLSTNFASNKPIPLQEAKSISEVVSNKVPVISSSLHQTSVICSPFNRQENSTHRSTPTPHRLSLHDLLKASSECEKILHTQEHGRLSQALCKTERIDGTFKKIKHVDRTHSSRRRDEEEVAAQLVQLAFMIESQHKPVSSENSPPKGMPVQTTKYNHHTIGQHLKRQRKPKSTSSSPRISKKRATEIEGGNHRIPLAKRSPNGKALLKMKGKREALQQKAKLHSKRNPFLPQTQIDLKKYLGHANNENRRLFHFSNSHKREHLDLQALMSSGNQNTQHFKTDHAALGHCHGNQCPPNGYCHSLTNGHLGATQGQRHECEEHFISQVSKTHSVLNHGAKSQAPCAMPNVQRPDPSVSPGRQHKANSLNYEPRQASVDQNGYYEVETSGSVTVLSMSAQHMENGGVECPGEHTPTKHTLNSFLESPLNFLNTPTKNLINTPSKSILDFHSCDCMEQIIEKEEGPYYTHLGSGPTVAAVREMMENRMRG, translated from the exons ATGCCTCATACTGTTAAACGACCAAAGAAAGTACAGCCTccaagaaaacaaaatgttaaaaagttgAAATCATCCACTGGTAAAACGCGAGCAGGGAATTCAAGCAATCCCAGAGGGCCAACAATAGGTAAACGGCATCCAGTAACCAGAAAGCCCAAAGCAAAGAAACGAGCAACCAGGGTGATCCAGGGACGTGCCATCAGCAAGGACACCAAAAAAGCAGTCACAGGAAGAGCAAGCAAGACCAATAATACATTTAACGTTATAGGATCTATCAGGTGCACACGTAGCTCTCAGACCCAAAATGGCCTGTTTGCAGACCTCGCTGGCAGGAGGAGGTCCTTTCGAGGTAGTCAGTTATCCCAGATTGTCTTGCAGGAAGTGAAGTCTCCCAGGAGGCTGGTCACAAAAAAGACCATCAAAGCCCAGGAGACCACGGAACAGGATACTATGAAAAACCCAGATCTTTGTGACCCTAAAAGTGATGTCCGACAAGACGAGGCACTTGTTCCCAACGGAGGGCATCCCACCTTTAACTCAGTTTCTGACGAAGCAAAAGTAGAGGAGGACAGAGAATCACTTGTTCTCAATGCTGCTAAGTTGGTGGAGGAGAAGACAGAGGTCACCGCTGAAATGGTAGAAAGTGAAAACAACCCTGGGCCCATTCAGAACACTGACCAGCCACACACTGAATTGAGTGATTTGCTTGTGAACTCATGTGACCCGACCGTTAACGTGGACTTTGTTTGTACACTTAATACCTCAGACCTGACAGTATCCACACTTTCACAGTCACATGATATTGACCCTCAAATAACTCCAAAAGACTCTTCTCAGCCAGATGTCTCTGTGGTGCCCCCTGTAAATGAATTACTTCAAGAATCAGCACACAGTGTGCTTCAGCACACTCCAGATCCTACCCAAGTGGTGGACAGAGAGCACCAGTGCACCTTAGACCCGAAAGCCAAAGATGTGAATGACGCGGATGTGAAAACCAAAGATGCGAATGACAACGACGATGAGATGTACAACAAGAATGAAGGAGCACTGTCACTCCTCTCGTTGAGCGCAGGTTTTTATTGCAACTCTCTGCCCAGCCTGGACTGTGAGTCTCAAACAGCAACGTATTTCCTAAATAAACTGTTGAGCAGCTCCGAGAGCACCCAGTCCTCTTTTGACAATGAGTCCGAGGCTGGGGGTTCAGTACTGGCTCCAGGACCCGAGGAAGCAGGTGCTTCTTCCTTCCTGGAGGCAGAATTACACCAGCGTTTACCCCAAGTTCagcagagaagagagagaaagaagaggaggagatgtGGGGCATGTGTGCCTTGTCTTCGCAAGATCAACTGTGGACAGTGCAGCTGCTGCTTAAACCGAAAGACTGGTCATCAGATCTGTAAGCTCAGGAAATGTGTGGAGCTGAAGAAAAGGCCCTTTCCGATCTCTGCTGGAGAG GTGAGCTGCAAAGATCTTTCCAAACCACAGAAAAAGAACAGCGTCTCCAAG GTTGAGTCACAGGCCATCTCAGTAAATGGCACTAGCTCAGagcagatggaggaggaggtgccAGAGGACGAGGCATGTGATGTATCTCAAGAACACTCTGCTCCACCTGATTCGCCCACGCCTCTCCAGCACAGCCCTGCACCAACACCAGCTGAGAGCGAACTCCGGCCTGCTGTCAGCCACCAGGCACTTCCTACTCACTATGACTCTCACAATGGTGCTAAGCATGTAAAACCAAACACTGAGAAACATACAGATCCCACCAAAACACAGTCCGAGCCCCAAAGGACTTTGAACATGCTCACCAGCATTCAACCACCTGAGGCACTTCCTGAAAAGATGGAAAATGGAAAGATCAAAATGGAAGAGCCAAGCACGGTGGCAGATGAACAAATTGCATCCCACTTAGGTAGtagtgtctactttgaagatgctttGTCTACACTAGCAACTGTAGTATGTTCCGCCATCCCTGATAGGAAGGTTTTGGAAGAGAAGCTATTTGGTCCAGAGACCTCAGATATCTGTtctttaaaaagtgaaaatgaagaaCCGTATCAGAGTCATAAACACCAAGAACAGACTTTTAACAGTCCAGAAAATGATGATAACCCTCATCTTAAAGACTCAGTTGCACTGTATTTTCCTAATATCCAGTCTTTAGTTGAGCATAGGAGCTTAAGCATTGATCAGGCCATAGCTATTGCGGCCTTAACCGAGTTGGCAGCTACCCCAGAAACCGTGCCCTTCAAAATAGATCATCAGGGTCAGAACCTTCAGAATGAAAGCACATTGTCCACAAACTTTGCATCAAACAAGCCTATACCTCTTCAAGAAGCTAAATCTATATCAGAGGTTGTTTCCAATAAAGTCCCAGTAATTAGTTCATCATTGCATCAGACATCTGTTATTTGCAGTCCATTCAACAGGCAAGAAAATTCCACCCACCGCAGCACACCCACCCCCCACAGACTCTCTTTACATGATCTCTTAAAGGCTAGCTCAGAATGTGAAAAAATCTTGCACACCCAAGAGCATGGAAGATTAAGTCAAGCACTTTGTAAAACAGAGAGGATAGATGGCACTTTTAAAAAGATCAAACATGTTGATAGAACACATAGCTCAAGgaggagagatgaagaggaggTTGCAGCCCAGTTGGTACAACTTGCATTTATGATTGAATCACAGCACAAGCCAGTATCTTCTGAAAACAGCCCACCCAAGGGAATGCCAGTTCAGACCACAAAATACAATCATCACACCATTGGGCAACATTTAAAAAGGCAAAGGAAACCAAAATCAACCTCCTCAAGTCCAAGGATATCAAAAAAGAGAGCCACTGAGATTGAGGGAGGGAATCACAGGATACCACTAGCCAAGAGATCACCCAATGGCAAAGCACTTCTCAAGATGAAGGGTAAAAGGGAGGCCTTGCAGCAAAAGGCAAAATTGCACTCCAAAAGAAATCCGTTTCTGCCCCAGACGCAAATAGACTTGAAAAAATACCTAGGACATGCTAATAATGAAAATAGGCGACTTTTCCATTTCAGCAACTCCCATAAGAGAGAGCACTTAGACCTGCAGGCTCTCATGAGCTCTGGGAACCAGAACACTCAGCATTTCAAAACAGACCATGCAGCTCTGGGTCACTGCCATGGCAACCAGTGTCCACCAAATGGATATTGTCATAGTCTCACAAATGGCCACCTAGGTGCTACCCAAGGCCAGAGGCATGAATGtgaagaacattttatttctcagGTATCGAAAACCCACAGTGTGCTGAATCATGGTGCTAAATCACAAGCCCCCTGTGCCATGCCTAATGTCCAAAGGCCAGACCCATCAGTGAGTCCAGGGAGGCAACATAAAGCAAACAGTCTCAACTATGAGCCACGTCAGGCTTCCGTTGATCAGAACGGGTATTACGAAGTAGAGACATCGGGCTCTGTGACCGTGTTGTCCATGTCAGCTCAACATATGGAAAATGGTGGTGTAGAATGTCCCGGAGAACACACTCCCACCAAGCACACACTCAACAGCTTTTTGGAATCTCCATTAAACTTTCTGAACACCCCAACTAAGAATCTGATCAACACTCCCTCAAAAAGTATATTGGACTTCCACTCCTGTGACTGTATGG agcAAATCATTGAGAAGGAGGAGGGCCCATACTACACGCACCTTGGATCTGGGCCAACTGTAGCGGCAGTACGAGAGATGATGGAGAACAG AATGAGAGGATAA